The nucleotide sequence tgcagaagaataacagagttgcagagatgagagaattaaaatagaagagaaagtaaaaagaaaagttgaaagaggaggggagaagagtatataaagaaaatttacttctcgaagaaataaacaccattaagacgaagagacgtgagcggttgaaagatagcggttacagaagacgtgtcaagaaataaatggaagagagagtacgtgtgataaatgtggaatatgaaaagataagcagttgcggcatttctcatatcattctctactttgcagagaagatatgagaagaggcgagatgtaggatcagaatctcgcaacaattatgtctcagcgaaattatcaatggtattgcacaatagcgtcgcagaacattttcagaaacgacgtcagcaaggatcatgagaaaggtatgatagtcttgcgaaaataagagagcttgcgaagtgaacatttttaaggttgcgagaatgtcacaaaccatatccgaaaataaaggacagattagatgtcatccactatgtatttccttataaatagtcattcgagttgcaaaggtgagagagatcttttctgaagtaagaaacaagtaaatatgagagagaaagttcagagcagagttcattcttgatttctttatctttcttgtaagaacattcaaacattaatcaataaaattaagagtgttaacctaaaaatgagttgatcatcaatgaaatcatatgaggggtgtagtgtaggatttcctgcaactacagtactTATATTAAAAACCTGCCCCCTCTAAATCTCCGTAATTGCTTTacttttttgagaaaaagtaggaagttaagACAAAAAGTTAGGTTATAAACTGTTTTAGAGAACAAAAAAACCATGTGTCACTATTTAAAGATGGGCCACATACTTTAatgatgtggcccgaccacatcgtagccgcaccgTTCTTTTTGTTATCAACAAAGAATATGGTAACGTTCGCATAATGCAAATGGTTCACTTCAAAGctattaagaaaaacaaaaaatttagaAAAAATCTTCATTACTGCAGCCGTGTCAATATACTTTAAAGGATCCTTCCATAGCGATGTTAAAAAGAAGCGGAGAAAGTGGACATCCTTTTCTCACTCCTCTAGAACTTTTGAAGAAACCAAAAGCAGCCCCATTAAATAGAATAGAGAAATTGATGGTAGATaacaaatattttattttcaGGGTTGTTTCTTTGCTCTCTATGGAACGGGTATTTTATTTAATCTCCCTGCAGTTAATCATGCTCCTGTCCATCCGGTTGTTGTTCATAACGTTAGTCTTCCTAAGGTGCATTCTGCTATTGCCAGGGTGGACGCTAATGGTCAACGTATCTCTTCTATACAAAATATTCAGGATTCAACTACTCAACTTTCCTTATTGAAGGAAAATTTGATGTCAGAATCATCTCCCACGCATGTCGCAAATTTCTCCAGTATTGAATTCAAATTTGTTTTTGTCCGGCGGAAAGTAATACTGAGATGGTTCATTCACAACAATCACTTTGTGTTAAGGGATTCCACTTCATCGGATTTGGACACTGGGAATCATCCTTGGATAGCGCTacggaattaaaaaaaaaaaaacaaataatggaCAGGCCAAGAATTAGCTCACACAATTATGATGAGTCATGAATCGGATTCTTCTGTCTCGCTTGCATGTAAATCAAGATTATAACATGATGATGCCTTAGACTAGGTTCCGATCATCTTAGATAGTTGGTcttctatagacaatcacttccgATGGAAAACTCTAAGTAAGTTTTTTATATGGAAATTCTTCATCTACTTTTATTCACTTGTCTTTGAATAATATGTACTTGGAAAATATAGGAAAATGAGTCTTGGGGCATATTCCAAAACTTTACAAAGTACTAAAATGGCTAATTATTTTCAGATGTAATAGAATaattatcaatttccaattttggCGTGTTAACTGTAAATTCAGTTCATTTAGAATTTCAacgcacgggcacaaatctagtataGGTAAATCTTGGAACCAATATCACATATCAAAAAAGATATATTTCATTAATGCCAAATTATATTTCCAAAACATAAAGTAGGTAATTACTTCCAGATTTACTTTGTTTTTATTTGCAAAGATAACCTCATAAATACCAAATAATATTAATTTTAGAGATCCGAAGAAAGTAATTACTTCCTAATTTGCCCCGATAATTTCATTAATACCGAATATATTAATTTCAAAAATTTTAAGAAGGTAATTACTTTCTGGTTTACCCTAAAAATATCATAGAAATCTTGTAATAGCATGGAACTATATATACTAAGGTTCCCTAACTAAAGATCATTGGCTTCTCTCTTTTGCTTTCTCTCTTTTCATGTCATAGAAATCCAAACAAAAGTGATGAATCAATCAATCTCATTGCTTTCTCTCTTTTCATCAATCCTCcatgtttttcttgttttgaacttgtatggGGGAATTACTGTGAATGGAGATATAGTCAAAACATTTTGTAAGAGTGAATCGATAGTTGATCCCTCTCTAAATTATGACTTTTGTGTTTCATCTCTCGAAGCCAACCCTCTTAGCAAAACTTCTGATATTTTCGGACTTGCTGTAATATCAATGGATCTTTCTTTGAAGAATGCAACTTATATTCATACATATATTGAAGGAATTTTGAAGGATGTAAAACAAGAACCGACAGCTAGGATGTGTCTAAAGGATTGTATGGAATTTTACTCTACTGCTGTAAAAGATCTTCAAGAAGCCGTGGAAGCATTTAATGGTAAAGATTATTATGATGCTCTCAGACTTGTGAGCGATGCCGGGATCGATGCACGTACATGTAAAACTGGGTTTACAGAACTTGGTGTTGATTTTAGTCTATTAGAGAAACAAGATTATAATTTCTATCAGTTAACTAACATTTGCCTAGATATAATTGCAAAAATATCCGATTCAAAAGTTTAAGATTTGAAGTAATAAAGAAGTTTTATATCATAGTCATAGATTTTGGAATTTTCTCATTATTTTTTTGGTGTAGTTACTTCTCTTGATGTGATATGAAAACTTACCTTGAATTATGTCAAAATCCCATGTTCACTTTTGCGTTTTTTTGCTCGACTTTTTAACATTACTGTGTTGGTGTTGTAAAACTTAGTCGTTGCTCATTCAATGAATCCTTACCTTCTAGGAAGATAAACGAAATACATTGGCAGATGTTCACATAAAACATCCCTGCCTTTCTAGTAGAAAGGCTCCAGCATTTTTTTTAGACGAACCGCGTAATTAGTTGGCAACCGACTCTTATTGACTCATAGAATACTAGTTTTGATCGATTTTAACTTTTTGTGCCAAACCATGTGCCCAACCATTGGGCAAAAAGAATCCAAGCAATCAATTTAACTCATTCTTTGGTAATCTAACGACTCCATTCTTTACTCCAAACTATACAGCGTATCGTGCATGGGCGTAAAATGCTTGATTCAAGCAAATCCATGAAAGTTAGTCTCCAGCTCAATCTGACATTTATTCAAGTTTTTTCTTTCACCGGGATGACCATAAGACCTGGCCGAAGTTAAATAGTTAAGACGAAAACAATATCTTGGGCATTTTTTTTTGCCATCTCAGTGACCTATATcttttgaaccccaataaataaaTTTCCATTTCGACATTAAGCTTTCCAAAGACATTGCTAATCATCCAACATTCCAGATTATTAGATCTATCTCTCTAGTAGTATCATGAGTGATGACCGACAAGATTGGTTTCTTCGACTGGCATTAACGACCATTTTGCCATTTTTGGTGTTACATCACACATAACCTTTGTTTCGCTTCATTGCACTACACCAAATCCAAGATTTGCTTATGGaaagaaagtgttacagaaaaATAAGAGCTAATTTctctaaccaaaaaaaaaaagattacccATAGGGTGTAATATACTGTGTTAGAAATTTGTCCGACTGTTTTTATCCAATTGGgtaattatttgatttatcagTATAAAATTAGTTAGCAACGCTATTGTTAGAAAAACCTGGATACGGTGTAGTGTTGGTTCCAACAAGTAGTGTCTAGTCAGTATCAAAATGCCGTATTAAAGGCTTAGAAAAAATGAATATGCATCTGTCTTATGATTCACTGGCTCCGTGCTTTCTCAAGTTCAGTATTCTAATGGAGCATACGTTATACAGTTATGATCAAATTAAGAAGACTGTGTTGAGCTACTTCATCAACTATCGTTGTTTTCTTCGTTGCGGTGCAATTTTTAAGGTTACATGTAAAAACAAGTTACGCAATGGACAAGGAAtgcggaaaaaaaagaagaaaaaactccTAATACAGTTATTCACGATAAGTATTACATTAAAATATTCTATGGAGCCttaaccataaaaaaaaaaaattatctgtaAAGAAAGAAGCAAAACATTCGTGTACAAATTGATGATCAGATTAGGAATACAGCCAATATAACCAACAAAATGTTGAATGCAACTAGTTCAATTTAGAGATGATTCAAACATATTTATTGCATTATGAACTCGTATAAATTAGTATGACTACAAAACTCGTCGGCAATTAAAGCACCACTTATGCAGTTTTCGTTATTGTTCTAGCTGATAGGTgttataaacaccttgatatttatctattgtttatgctttctttgatgtttttcttgtaaattttgtatcttatgtttacttttgagtgctTAGATACTATGGAGTCATTTGGAGAAAAAAGAAGTGAAACTCGCCCAAATCTTGGATTCCTTCTCATCATGTTGAAGAGCACGAAAGTATGAAGTCAATGGCGATAGAACGAGGTCATTCCGATGCCGTATGAGAAGGTTGCGAGAAAAATCAACGTTTAAGCTTGTTGGTTCCCTAGAACTGGTAGTACAAGGAGAGTGTCGGGTGGCCCATATTGATCTGCTGGGTGCCAATAGAAGTTTTGGCTATTACCAATAGCTGGAACCGAGAGAATGATTCCCTAATGGGAACATTATTTATATACCCCTACTATGAAGTCATTGTAAAAATATCCATATGAACTTTACAAATACCCCTAAGCTTAGTACATTTCTAAAATACTCTCTTTTGTATGGTCTATACAAACCACTGTCACTAACCACTATTCAAAAAAAGAACCACCAATGTCCActaccgccaccgaccaccaccaccactatctaTCATCGTCGCCGACTACTACCACAAAACCAccaccgacgaccaccaccaccactgccatTCCTTAGGGTATGCAAATTATGATTCGATACCACTCTGGTATGCGCCACAACCTATATATAGTCTTTGTTGCACCTTGCTagcatcaacacttttactagatTTGGCCTCTAAATTATATTCCAATCTTTACCTTTTAGGAATTGCATCATTTTTATGCCAAAGAAccatcaccttgttgttctttgcttGCACCATCACAACACCTTGATTGAAATGAGTGACTTTCGTATAATGATGACTTAGAACTACCCTGGACATCCCATCGTCACTTTGGACAAGGcatcctcttcacgcgcctttgaaaccagtaatttaagcatcacttggtttttttcaaactgctacgctttaatgtggcggaaaaacaatatctttttcttccaaactatgagttactcttaactcatatacttgatggacttacGTCTTCATTCTTGTTGCTTTACTCCATGCTATTGCTGCCAAATACcgcacttccacataactctcaCCAGCAAACTCGACTGTGCcacaaattttattttctccTTTCACttccagcttcttctattgcatattttaGCTTAATATGTTATGTAGCATCTTCCGCGCGAAATAGCTTTACCTTGAACGAAAGAGACACGAACTCTCGTTTCAAAAACtctcattcactactaccttacatagagagacttcattcaacaccaaggtccactcgacccaaactgaaagtatactcaaaaTTGAGAAAATACTCTCGTCAACTGATTGCtacttgtaagacctaacaagtcttgcAATACCGACTTCATCTTCGCTTTCTAAGAAACAAACAAGGAAGCAAGACTGCACCTATTGTACCCAATGTAACAATTAACTTTTCCACATGCACTCTTTTAACtatcaaaattcttatgcaactcCCATAACGAAGAACAATATAATTGGcacttagttgaatactccttcaaactgaTGCTATCATGTTGAtttagctttcatgaagatttcttcaaaAATGACCTCACGTCATTCTTATGCATCACCACCACTTTATCCTTCCTTCTCCACGCATTTACAATTCCACCTAACTTGCATCTCTAAACACATTATGCATTTTGGGAATGCCCAAATCTTATTTGGCGCATGATATTGTTACATGCCTGTTATGCCAATTAGCACCAAGATCTTGACACAATATTGCGCACCATTGCAAAACTGGAAcagacttaacttggtgattATGAGCATCACCATAGATCTCAGCATGCCATATTACTCAACGACTTATGCGGATAAATCCCTTGGACAATCCTAACAAGGCCATTATCCTTGCCAGTGAGGCACCCACTTCCTacgttccatgaagcaagaatgtcgcattcttcttcaaacttggaacACATTTTTACTCCCTATGCACATCTAGTTGCTATTGCCTTTTTccttctccaaaatcaacttCAGTAGCAACAATTGCTGATTTGCAGTTGACAAGAACATCTTCTTAtggttatgatcaaatgcaggtctttggacacccttgtccaagcGTATTGATCCCACTCATAAACAAGGTGCAAACACACTTCTTGTGTGCATATAGAATCAATGAAGTACTCTTTGCAAACacaagaccgtggtgtatcgaTTTTTCCCTAACTTGTGCTTCTTTCTTTAGCCTTTCCataagctttatgctagataagaattgACCATTCAATTCTTTTTTTTATAATATCACATTTCCACAAAAGTACTGGTTCACAACCATACttttgcattaccaccaaggtacatgcattcgaGAGAGATAACTTTAACCTTCCATCAAACTGGATACCGTGATACACCTTCAATTCGATCGCATAGATAGGTTCTCAATTAACTTTGCCACTGAAAAGGCCACCATCCTCTTTGCGTTCAGGAATTTCCGCAAAATTCCCATTACAACACGTAATATACTCTCTATGCATTCCTAATGCGTTATCTTTGCATAATTGTGAGAAATATGCACTTTAACACTGGAATTGCACCATCAAAGTCAGCATAATCTTTAGGTTTGTCATGCAATCATTTGAAAAACCGGTTTCAAATATTTCTCGCAtgttcgtctaacactttgggaAGGAATTTTAACGCCTTTGCCATAAAATTTCATGGGCTACTTCAAGCTTCAAAGTTCATTTCAATTGATCTTTCCGTACAAGATCAACTTATTCTAGTTTCCATACTAAAGAAACTCGAATAATGTTCAccactaaatttgacaaataaATGACACCAATTTGAGTAAAAGAGATAAAAATAAAGAACAATGTCCCGAAACCTAGCTCTGATACctgctgtcacatgcccatttaatggcctaaaattttcatgggaaatGACCAGCAATACTTGcagttcagtgaatcaacttcacccaaaaCTTAATGAACACAAATATGTACTGCAACAAACACATTTTATTGCATTGAAGGAAGATTAGAAAACTTGGCCATCATATGGACCAAAACAGGTCATTCACCCTCCTGGTGAATGCCAAACACTCTCTAAAATTAGTGTATCTTCTCTCAATTGAACAAAACCAATCTTATTAATCTATAGGATATTTATAATGTTAAATATCAGGCCAAAACTTCTGTGCAACCGCTTGCACATCCTACACACAACCACATGTCCACAGGTAGTTTTCCTAACCGCCAATCTGCTTTTTAACTACCACCGTTTGTGTTGTCTTGCAGAATTAAGCCACACTTTTCTTAACCGGTTAGGGACATTATAATAAGGTTATAAAATCACTTGTAACCGTTCACCTTTGTCTCACACCTTTGGCATGCTTGGAAAGCCAATAACCAACATTTGAGCCATAATGCGCCACTTACACCAGTTTTGTGCACCATTGCATATGGCCTTGACATGAACCTTCTAAGAtaccttagttaatataaattcaTGCCAACATGATTCCTAACTGATGCTAATACGTGCCATATGCTCATATGCGTTATTCTTGGTTTACTTAGCCAATTGCTCGACAATAGTGATGCCTACTCTTGCATCACTAACTTGTTTGCATTGTCCAAGATTTGTCCATCGTTGGACTAAtgcatagaccaactcttggcctattatacactcttgcatcatccttgagtttgggccaactcaatatcATGGAGATGCATCAATACCAACATTGCATGTTGCATTTGTGAACTTGGCCTGTCGTTTCTTTCTCAATGAAGCTTTATtttgtcggccaataagcttcattacttgtaCAATGACTCTACAGTGTAGTTCCGCCTTTGCACTTCACCCTGCAGGGTCTTgtcattcttagcacttgacagtctgtGCAGTGTCGCGCAATCATTGTGGGACACTGACTTGGCATgcaacactctaacaagcaattATTACGCGTCACTAGCCTGACCTGTAATACTAAgacaaatggaaaaaaaattctaTGGGGATATACAGGTTTGGGTATAGAGAATATGGACCCGCATTGATAAGGAATCCAATTTGATACGCGATACTGCGTGTTACTAAGTTGAGCTTGCATAAACTTATATTTTCTCTCGTTGCGTCTCTTGTACACTACTAGTTCCAATAATATTATTACGTCAATGAAAAAAAGCAATACATATGTAGACCACCTGGTTATACTATAAGTAATAACAATAAAACAAGTGCTTTGGATAGTTTTTTAGTAGTGAATTTATCATTTGATCCACATAGAGATTTTTATGAATCAATGGTAGAAATGAAACATAACTTGACAGAAAGTCGTAAATTTAGCTATTTTGAACTATGAAAAAATCGGCACATACACGATGGGCTCCCCCACTCCGAGAGAAAAACAAGGGACCATTTCTTCTGCTTAAGAAATTGAAGGATAAAAATCTACATTTGCATCATCTATTCTATTATTAAGACTTTCCGAGAAATAATTTCaaactgttgttgatggtggtttttagcttagggttaaaatcgtaaaaaccttgcatcagatgtgacgtcattctgcaag is from Papaver somniferum cultivar HN1 unplaced genomic scaffold, ASM357369v1 unplaced-scaffold_8, whole genome shotgun sequence and encodes:
- the LOC113344819 gene encoding putative invertase inhibitor — its product is MNQSISLLSLFSSILHVFLVLNLYGGITVNGDIVKTFCKSESIVDPSLNYDFCVSSLEANPLSKTSDIFGLAVISMDLSLKNATYIHTYIEGILKDVKQEPTARMCLKDCMEFYSTAVKDLQEAVEAFNGKDYYDALRLVSDAGIDARTCKTGFTELGVDFSLLEKQDYNFYQLTNICLDIIAKISDSKV